The Chloroflexota bacterium genome contains the following window.
GGAGCCAGGACAGCACCCACGTCCGCTTCCTGCACCGTTTCTTGCGGACGGACCCTGGCACCAGGCAGCTCGAGACGCATCCCAGAGATACGGGCGGAGCCCAGGAGATGAATTTTCGTGAGCCCCCGCGCGACGAGTACATCGGGTACACGCGGGTAGAGGAGCACGATTTCGGCGTGTGGGCCTACCGGGCCGACGGGATGGGCGGTCCCGAGTACACCTTCCCGAGCCTCTGTCTCACCAACGGCGGGTCGCAGGCCGCGGGGGATGGCTACCTCATCTACTGGCGCGTACCGATCGACGACACCCACAATTGGCTGTTCGCCCTGTCCTTCAAGCGCTCCGGGCCCATCCCGGAGGAGCACCGATACAAGCGAAGCTGGGCGATGATGACGCCCGACTACCACTTCATCCGGAACCAATCGAACCGCTACCTGCAGGACCGCGAGGAGCAGAAGACGAGCACGTTCACGGGGATGGGGTCGGTGTTCGTGGTGCAGGATGCGATGGCCAACGAGACCCAGGGACCCATCCAGGATCGAACGAAGGAGACGCTCGGGGTCGCGGACATGTCGATCGCGGCGTGGCGGCGGATGCTGCTCCGGGCCATCCGAACGGTCGAGGAGGGGGGAGTGCCGCCCGGCCAGATCCGGGATCCGCGCGTCAACGACGTGGATCCCATCTTCCTCAAGCGGAACGCGCCGCCGACGGATGAGGAGCTGGAGGGTCTCCTCCGGGAGACCGGGGGACGCTATGTCGATCCACTCTGGAGGGCGCCTGCCGAGCGCGTAGCGCGGTAATTCGACGTGTCGCTACGCGCCGCCTCGTGCCCACCGACCAAGGTCAGGAGCCAAGAACCCAAGGGACTGTCTGCTGGGCCAAGGCCGCAGCTGGAGCCGGCTCGTCCAAATCGAAGGCCAGGGCGAGGACGGCGCGTAGGCCCCGATAGAAGGGGCGCGGGTCGCGGGATTCGCCGCGTTGGGCGCCACCCAGCTCCGGCGGGAAGCCCATCCGGTTGTCGATCACAAAGCTCTGCGCTGTCGAGAGCCGCAGCACTTCGAAGAAGGCGTCGAGGTCTACCCCGCCCTTCTGGGCCAGACGGATCCCCTCCGACGCCGCCAGCAGGTTTACGACGGTCACAGCCTGCTGCGCGGCCTTGGTTACCGCGCCCATCCCCAGCGGGCCCATGTGGATGACGTGGGACGCCGATGCCTCGAGGACAGGGCGGACGCGGTCAAGGACCGCGGCGTCGCCGCCCACCATGAAGAGCAGGTTTCGCGCCTCTGCCCCCGTGCGCGCGCCGGTCATCTGCGCGTCCAGAACGTGGACGCCCTGGGTGGCCGCGCGCGCGTCCACTTCCTTCGCAGTCTGGGGATGAATCGTGCTGTGGATGATGACGGTCGTGCCCGGCTTGGCCCCAGCGAGGAGCCCGTCCTGGCCGAGCACCGCGGCCCGAACCGCGGCGTCGTCGGGGACGGCGAGCTGAATCACGTCTGCCATCACCCCGAGCTCTCGAGCGGACGTCGCCACCTGCGCACCGCGTGCGGCCAGGGGCTCCGTCGCCTCTTTGCGCGGGTCAAAGACTGTCAGCTCGAAGCCGGCCGCCAGGGCGTTGAGGGCCATCGGGGTGCCCATCGTCCCGAGCCCGATGAAGCCAACCCGGGTAGGCATCAGCCGACGCTCGCGAAGTGGCGCTTCTCTTGCTTCTCCGCGAGGCCTGCCGGGGAGACCCAGTCCTTCAGCGGCTGCCCCTCGGCCAGGGCTTTGAGCTCGCGCTCCCAGATTTTGCGCTTCAGGATGACACCGACGTCGGTCGATCCGAGGTGCTCCGGTCGCTCGCGTCCTCGCTGGCGCTGGCCGACCTGCGTCACGTAGTCCTCGATCCAGAAGAGCTTGTAGATGCTCATGTCCTTCGGCAGGTCCTCGATGCGCAGCTTGCCCGCTAGGATCTGGTCGCCAAGGGCGTTGAGCTCCGCCGGCGACGCCTCGCCGGCCTCGCGCCGTCGATCGCGGTACAGCTCCGCCTGCTCGGGCGTGAGCGGAATGTAGTCGACGACGAAGTTGACGCAGTTGTCGTCGTCCACCGGGACGCGCCAGAAGAAGCGGTCGGCCTCGAGGTTGCGCGCGTCTTCGATGGTGCCCTCGATGCGCGGGCTGCGGACCTGGTTGATGTTCGGCATGTGGAAGTAGGTGAAGCGCTGGACCTGCCCGGGCTTCGCCGGCGCGTAGGTCACGACGCCATATTCGGTCTCCTCGGCTCGCAAGTTCGACGGCCCTGAGCGCATCGGCGCGCCCATTCGGATCCACGACTCCATGTGCGTGTACACCACGTGGCGGGAGTCGTTGTCGATGCGCGTCATGAAGTTGCACGGCCAGTACTCAGGCGGACCAGCCTCGAGGTAGCCGGGGCGCTCCGCGTCGGGAAGCCGCTTCAAGGGTGGTGTCTCGCCCTCGCCCAGGTAGGCAAAGATCAAGCCGAGGTACTCCTGCACCGGGAACGAGCGGATGCGGACGCGCTCGCAGAATGGCCGGTCCTCCAAGGGCTGCTCGAGGCACCGGCCGGAGCCGTCGAACATCCAGCCGTGGTAGCGGCAGCGCACGTTCTCGCCCTGCACCCAGCCGATGGAGA
Protein-coding sequences here:
- a CDS encoding NAD(P)-dependent oxidoreductase, whose product is MPTRVGFIGLGTMGTPMALNALAAGFELTVFDPRKEATEPLAARGAQVATSARELGVMADVIQLAVPDDAAVRAAVLGQDGLLAGAKPGTTVIIHSTIHPQTAKEVDARAATQGVHVLDAQMTGARTGAEARNLLFMVGGDAAVLDRVRPVLEASASHVIHMGPLGMGAVTKAAQQAVTVVNLLAASEGIRLAQKGGVDLDAFFEVLRLSTAQSFVIDNRMGFPPELGGAQRGESRDPRPFYRGLRAVLALAFDLDEPAPAAALAQQTVPWVLGS
- a CDS encoding Rieske 2Fe-2S domain-containing protein encodes the protein MAIEEWRDITHTGPGTLAGRYLRLFWQPVYRAQDLAAGRAVPVRIMGEDYTLYRGESGQVYLVDAHCAHRGTQLSIGWVQGENVRCRYHGWMFDGSGRCLEQPLEDRPFCERVRIRSFPVQEYLGLIFAYLGEGETPPLKRLPDAERPGYLEAGPPEYWPCNFMTRIDNDSRHVVYTHMESWIRMGAPMRSGPSNLRAEETEYGVVTYAPAKPGQVQRFTYFHMPNINQVRSPRIEGTIEDARNLEADRFFWRVPVDDDNCVNFVVDYIPLTPEQAELYRDRRREAGEASPAELNALGDQILAGKLRIEDLPKDMSIYKLFWIEDYVTQVGQRQRGRERPEHLGSTDVGVILKRKIWERELKALAEGQPLKDWVSPAGLAEKQEKRHFASVG